The window CATGGAGGCCGGATGGCCGATCAGGCTCTCCACGCCGCCCAGCGACTCGGCGAGGGCGAAGAGGCGCACGCGGTCTACGAACGCCTTGGCGCGCTCCAGCGAGCCGGTCTCGATGGAGATCATGCCGGTGAAGCCGCGCATCTGCCGCTTGGCCAGCTCGTGCTGCGGGTGCGAGGGCAGGCCGGGGTAGTAGACGCGCTCCACGCCGGGGTGCGCCTCCAGCCACTCGGCGATGCGCTGGCCGTTGGCGTTGTGCGCCGCCATGCGCAGGTGCAGGGTCTTGGTGCCGCGCAACGCCAGCCAGCAGTCCCACGGCCCCGGCACCGCGCCCGCCGCGTTCTGCAGGAAGCGCAGCTGCTCGTGTAGCTCGTCGCTCGACGTGAGCACCAGGCCGCCCACCATGTCCGAGTGGCCGTTGATGTACTTCGTCGTGGAATGGATCACCAGGTCGGCGCCCATCTCCAGCGGCCGCTGGTTGTACGGCGACGCGAAGGTGTTGTCCACGCTCAGCCACGCGCCCCCCTCGCGCGCGACTTCCGCCGTGGCGGCGATGTCGGAGAGCGCCATCATCGGGTTGGTGGGCGTCTCGATGTGCACAAGCTTCGTGTTGGGGCGCATGGCGGCGCGCACCTGCTCCAGGTCGCCGCTGTCCACGAAGGTGATGTCGATGCCCTGCCGCGAGATGACCTTGCTGAACAACCGGTAGGTCCCGCCGTACACGCCCTCGCCGCAGACCACGTGGTCGCCGGCCGAGAGGAGCTTCGCCACCGTGTCCGTCGCCGCGCTGCCGGACGCGAAGGCCAGGCCGTGCTTGCCACCTTCCAGCGCCGCCACGTTGCGCTCCAGCGCCTCGCGCGTGGGGTTGTGCGTGCGCGCGTACTCCCAGCCCAGGTGCCGGCCCAGCTCCGGCTGCACGTAGG of the Longimicrobiaceae bacterium genome contains:
- a CDS encoding cystathionine gamma-synthase; this encodes MKDEKAQDGLRFGTLAIHAGQHPDPTTGAIMTPVYQTSTYVQPELGRHLGWEYARTHNPTREALERNVAALEGGKHGLAFASGSAATDTVAKLLSAGDHVVCGEGVYGGTYRLFSKVISRQGIDITFVDSGDLEQVRAAMRPNTKLVHIETPTNPMMALSDIAATAEVAREGGAWLSVDNTFASPYNQRPLEMGADLVIHSTTKYINGHSDMVGGLVLTSSDELHEQLRFLQNAAGAVPGPWDCWLALRGTKTLHLRMAAHNANGQRIAEWLEAHPGVERVYYPGLPSHPQHELAKRQMRGFTGMISIETGSLERAKAFVDRVRLFALAESLGGVESLIGHPASMTHASIPPEKRAAMGLSDGLVRLSCGVEDVEDLIADLDQALGT